In the genome of Altererythrobacter sp. TH136, one region contains:
- a CDS encoding NnrU family protein — translation MDPALLILTAASIAFVGTHFALSHPLRPPLVARLGERGFLPLYSLVAFAALGWMIVAFRDAPPADLPGSGEIGWIAATLLTIPALLLFFGSLRGNPALPNPTRTRPVIRAPAGVFAVTRHPMMWGFALWALSHIVLWWSWRTVIVGVTILFLALVGAHLQDRKKAALLGDAWTAWEAQTSYWPRWGRIFEASAMLWLVAVALWLAITWAHLPTAGIPAGAWRWLG, via the coding sequence GTGGACCCTGCGCTGCTGATACTGACTGCCGCAAGCATTGCGTTCGTCGGCACACACTTCGCCTTGTCGCACCCGCTGCGGCCTCCGCTGGTTGCGCGGCTGGGAGAGCGGGGGTTCCTGCCGCTGTATTCCCTGGTCGCGTTCGCCGCCCTTGGCTGGATGATCGTCGCTTTTCGCGACGCCCCGCCCGCGGACCTGCCGGGCTCCGGGGAGATCGGCTGGATCGCGGCGACGCTGCTGACGATCCCTGCTCTGCTGCTGTTCTTCGGCTCATTGCGCGGCAACCCGGCCCTCCCCAACCCCACCAGGACAAGACCAGTCATCCGCGCACCTGCGGGGGTGTTCGCCGTCACGCGCCATCCGATGATGTGGGGTTTCGCGCTATGGGCGCTCTCGCACATCGTCCTGTGGTGGAGCTGGCGGACGGTGATCGTGGGCGTGACGATCCTGTTCCTGGCACTGGTCGGCGCCCACCTGCAGGACCGCAAGAAGGCCGCGCTGCTGGGCGACGCGTGGACCGCGTGGGAAGCGCAGACGAGCTACTGGCCGCGCTGGGGCCGCATCTTCGAAGCTAGCGCGATGCTCTGGCTGGTCGCGGTTGCACTGTGGCTGGCGATAACATGGGCACACCTGCCGACCGCCGGCATCCCTGCAGGCGCGTGGCGCTGGCTTGGCTAG
- a CDS encoding FKBP-type peptidyl-prolyl cis-trans isomerase: MRLRFAGESGATLALGAALIAGAAAIAQPVTAPTDRSQDIGWMNAQQTALATRAAQPGWQALDGGVLWRRVAGDGAGVHPRPTDVVTVHYTGTFVDGSTFDSSEGGDPATFPLNKLIPAWTLAIPQMGVGDTIEIAAPATSAYGVKGKGPIPGGATLLFTVRLLDVGEGD, encoded by the coding sequence GTGAGGCTGCGGTTCGCAGGCGAAAGCGGCGCCACGCTGGCGCTCGGCGCGGCCCTGATCGCAGGTGCGGCAGCGATCGCGCAGCCGGTCACTGCGCCGACTGATCGCAGCCAGGATATCGGCTGGATGAATGCCCAGCAGACGGCGCTGGCCACGCGCGCGGCGCAGCCGGGCTGGCAGGCGCTGGATGGCGGGGTGTTGTGGCGGCGAGTGGCGGGGGACGGGGCTGGCGTGCATCCCCGGCCGACCGACGTCGTCACGGTCCACTACACCGGCACCTTCGTCGACGGCAGCACCTTCGATTCGTCCGAAGGTGGGGATCCGGCTACGTTTCCGCTCAACAAGCTGATTCCGGCGTGGACTCTGGCGATCCCGCAGATGGGGGTGGGCGATACCATCGAGATCGCGGCACCAGCCACCAGCGCCTATGGCGTGAAGGGCAAAGGGCCGATCCCGGGAGGCGCCACCTTGCTGTTTACCGTTCGGCTGCTCGATGTCGGTGAGGGCGATTAG
- a CDS encoding amidohydrolase family protein — MIARLALGAALLALAVPAAAQDFAITNATVATGDGSAPVQGATVVVRGGKVVAAGQGVAIPAGVETIDGTGKWVTPGLFAAMTALGLSDADGIGESNDVGARNSPFSAALDVMPALNPASQHVAVARNNGITRASVSPAPASSIFGGQGAVVDLGADPAMIVRPRAFQVVALGEYGAQLAGGSRVSAHAVLRNALREARQYGSDSRITGGGGPRQVSTGDDIPIDSRLIDNNAERDDVLLTRFDAAALVPVVSGQQPLYVGVERASDIRAVLALRSEFPNLKLVLVGVSEGWRVASDIAAAGVPVIADPVDDLPSRFEQLAATQSNIGRMAAAGVKVALGGLSGSTGDQPRNLKQYAGNLVALTRLPGASGLTWAQAFAAITSVPAEISGQGGRAGVLAPGAVGDVVIWDGDPLELSSTAERVFIDGVEQPRDDHQTRLKDRYRDLDDRDQPKAYDW; from the coding sequence ATGATCGCCCGTCTCGCGCTTGGGGCGGCGCTGCTCGCCCTCGCGGTTCCTGCCGCTGCGCAGGACTTCGCCATCACCAACGCCACCGTCGCGACCGGCGACGGATCGGCGCCAGTGCAGGGCGCAACAGTCGTCGTGCGCGGGGGTAAGGTTGTCGCTGCGGGCCAAGGAGTGGCGATACCGGCCGGGGTCGAGACGATCGACGGAACCGGGAAGTGGGTCACCCCCGGGCTGTTCGCCGCCATGACCGCGCTCGGCCTCTCGGACGCGGACGGCATCGGCGAATCGAACGACGTCGGTGCGCGCAATTCGCCATTCAGCGCCGCGCTCGACGTGATGCCCGCGCTCAACCCGGCATCCCAGCACGTCGCCGTCGCGCGCAATAACGGGATCACGCGGGCCAGCGTTTCGCCCGCTCCGGCCAGTTCCATCTTCGGCGGGCAAGGCGCGGTGGTCGACTTGGGTGCGGACCCCGCCATGATCGTGCGTCCTCGCGCTTTTCAGGTGGTTGCGCTGGGCGAATACGGTGCGCAACTGGCCGGCGGCAGCCGGGTAAGCGCCCACGCGGTGCTTCGGAACGCGCTGCGCGAGGCGCGGCAATACGGCAGCGATAGCCGGATCACCGGCGGCGGGGGTCCGCGCCAGGTATCCACCGGCGATGACATTCCCATCGACAGCCGCCTGATCGACAACAATGCCGAGCGGGATGACGTGCTGCTGACGCGGTTCGACGCGGCGGCGCTGGTGCCGGTGGTGAGCGGGCAGCAGCCGCTCTACGTCGGCGTCGAGCGCGCATCCGACATCCGCGCGGTGCTGGCGCTGCGCAGCGAATTCCCCAACCTCAAGCTGGTGCTGGTCGGCGTCAGCGAAGGGTGGCGCGTGGCGAGCGACATCGCCGCTGCCGGGGTGCCGGTGATCGCCGATCCGGTGGATGACCTGCCCTCCCGGTTCGAGCAGCTGGCCGCGACGCAAAGCAACATCGGCCGCATGGCTGCCGCCGGGGTGAAGGTGGCGCTGGGCGGGCTGTCGGGCTCGACCGGCGATCAGCCGCGCAATCTCAAGCAATACGCCGGCAACCTGGTGGCCCTGACCAGGCTTCCCGGGGCAAGCGGCCTCACCTGGGCACAGGCGTTTGCCGCAATCACATCGGTCCCGGCGGAAATCTCGGGTCAGGGAGGCCGCGCGGGCGTGCTCGCCCCGGGCGCGGTTGGCGATGTGGTGATCTGGGACGGCGATCCGCTGGAACTGTCGAGCACTGCCGAACGAGTGTTCATCGATGGCGTGGAACAACCGCGCGACGATCACCAGACCCGGCTGAAGGACCGCTACCGTGATCTGGACGACCGGGACCAGCCGAAAGCCTACGACTGGTGA
- a CDS encoding amidohydrolase, producing the protein MTLWRTTCAALGALALTACATTGGGNDNSSASTAIDENPYPSTYRAYPGAPTALVGATVFDGAGGRIDGGTVLFADGKVVGVGGADLAIPAGYTRIDGTGKFVTPGIIDIHSHLGAYPSPGIAALSDGNEATNPTTPDVWVEHSVWPQDPGFSRALANGGVTSLMILPGSANLVGGRSVTLKNVPSRTMQGMKFPDAPYGMKMACGENPKRVYGSKGRQPSTRMGNIAVDRQTWIDARKWMDDGRKTRDLAKETLAGVLDGKILVQNHCYRADEMAVVLDMAKEAGYKVTAFHHAVESYKVADLLRENGVCSAVWADWFGFKMESYDGIPENAALIHNAGACAIIHSDDENGIQRLNQEAAKAQTAGRRAGITIPDETVIRWLTLNPATAMGIAEKTGSLASGKMADVVLWNGNPLSVYSRPEKVWIDGALMFDAFDPKRRPVSDFELGQPGEGDVK; encoded by the coding sequence ATGACACTCTGGCGAACGACGTGCGCGGCCCTGGGCGCGCTGGCGCTGACCGCTTGCGCGACCACGGGCGGTGGCAACGATAACTCCAGCGCGTCAACGGCGATCGACGAGAATCCCTATCCGTCGACCTATCGCGCGTATCCTGGCGCGCCCACCGCACTGGTCGGCGCCACGGTGTTCGACGGCGCGGGCGGTCGGATCGACGGCGGCACGGTGCTGTTCGCCGATGGCAAGGTTGTTGGTGTGGGCGGGGCCGACCTAGCCATCCCGGCCGGCTACACCCGGATCGACGGCACCGGCAAATTCGTCACGCCCGGCATCATCGACATCCACTCGCATCTCGGTGCGTATCCGTCGCCCGGGATCGCGGCTTTGTCCGATGGCAACGAGGCGACCAACCCGACCACGCCGGACGTTTGGGTCGAACATTCGGTGTGGCCGCAGGACCCCGGGTTCAGCCGCGCGCTGGCCAACGGCGGCGTCACCTCGCTGATGATTTTGCCCGGTTCGGCGAACCTGGTCGGCGGCCGCTCGGTCACGCTCAAGAACGTCCCGTCGCGCACGATGCAGGGCATGAAGTTCCCCGACGCGCCCTATGGCATGAAGATGGCGTGCGGCGAGAACCCCAAGCGGGTCTATGGCAGCAAGGGGCGTCAGCCATCTACCCGGATGGGCAACATCGCGGTCGACCGGCAGACCTGGATCGATGCCCGCAAGTGGATGGATGATGGGCGCAAGACGCGCGACCTCGCCAAGGAAACGCTTGCGGGCGTGCTCGACGGCAAGATCCTGGTCCAGAACCACTGTTACCGCGCCGACGAGATGGCCGTCGTGCTCGACATGGCAAAGGAAGCCGGGTACAAGGTCACCGCGTTCCACCACGCGGTCGAAAGCTACAAGGTCGCCGATCTGCTGCGCGAGAATGGCGTCTGCTCGGCGGTGTGGGCCGACTGGTTCGGTTTCAAGATGGAAAGCTACGACGGCATTCCCGAGAACGCCGCGCTGATCCATAATGCGGGTGCCTGCGCCATCATCCACTCGGATGACGAAAACGGCATCCAGCGGCTCAATCAGGAAGCCGCCAAGGCGCAGACCGCGGGCCGGCGGGCGGGCATCACGATCCCCGATGAAACCGTGATCCGCTGGCTGACCCTCAACCCCGCGACCGCCATGGGCATCGCGGAGAAGACCGGCAGCCTTGCGAGCGGCAAGATGGCCGACGTGGTGCTTTGGAACGGCAACCCGTTGTCCGTCTATTCGCGCCCCGAGAAGGTGTGGATCGACGGCGCCCTGATGTTCGACGCTTTCGATCCGAAGCGCCGTCCGGTGAGCGATTTCGAGCTTGGCCAGCCCGGTGAAGGAGACGTGAAATGA
- a CDS encoding peptide MFS transporter encodes MATQQLPHGDSAGTFLGHPKGLFMLFFAEMWERFSYYGMRALLIFYLTKHWLYSDSEAGVIYGAYTALVYITPVVGGYLADRYLGQRKAVQFGAVLLTLGHFFMAFEGEAGAGHTDNPVISVFWLALALIIVGSGFLKANISVIVGQLYPRTDVRRDGAYTIFYMGINLGAALGSLLCGYIGETYGWSYGFGLAGIGMLAGLIVFVLGRGLLLGRGEPPKALAKSREWSMYGVGLALVALAWVLVQNQSVVGWLLGIFGGLLVLYVLFTAVTKLEPHDRDRIFAAMFLILASIIFWALFEQAGSSLNLFTDRHVDRGGVPASVFQSINAIYIILLAPVFATVWTVLGRKGLEPSTPFKFGLGVIQVGLGFLVLVWGASSVGIDVPTPVIFIFLIYLLHTTGELCLSPVGLSAMNRLAPAHMASLIMGTWFFASATGNFAAGLIASATGAEGVGEEAGKTVVLDVYSTVGWVAVGVGVGVLLISPLIKRLMHLDTLRDDNVGDDLEGQSQAGVEPQEAGIHPATRNT; translated from the coding sequence ATGGCTACACAGCAGCTTCCGCACGGCGATAGCGCCGGCACGTTTCTGGGGCATCCGAAGGGCCTGTTCATGCTCTTCTTCGCCGAGATGTGGGAACGGTTCTCCTACTACGGCATGCGCGCGCTGCTGATCTTCTACCTGACCAAGCACTGGCTCTATTCCGACAGCGAAGCCGGCGTCATCTACGGCGCCTACACCGCGTTGGTCTACATTACCCCGGTGGTGGGCGGCTATCTGGCCGACCGGTACCTAGGGCAACGCAAGGCGGTGCAGTTCGGTGCGGTCCTGCTGACGCTGGGCCACTTCTTCATGGCCTTCGAAGGCGAGGCTGGCGCGGGTCACACCGACAATCCGGTCATCAGCGTGTTCTGGCTTGCGCTGGCGCTGATCATCGTGGGCTCGGGCTTCCTCAAGGCGAACATCTCGGTGATCGTCGGCCAGCTGTATCCGCGCACCGACGTGCGGCGCGACGGTGCCTACACGATCTTCTACATGGGCATTAACCTAGGCGCGGCGCTCGGCTCGCTGCTGTGCGGCTACATCGGTGAAACCTATGGCTGGTCGTACGGCTTCGGCCTGGCCGGGATCGGCATGCTCGCCGGCCTGATCGTGTTCGTGCTCGGCCGCGGCCTGCTGCTGGGCCGGGGCGAGCCTCCCAAGGCGCTGGCCAAGAGCCGCGAATGGTCGATGTACGGTGTCGGTCTGGCGCTGGTCGCACTGGCCTGGGTGCTCGTGCAGAACCAGTCGGTCGTGGGCTGGCTGCTGGGCATCTTCGGCGGCTTGCTGGTGCTGTACGTATTGTTCACGGCCGTCACCAAGCTTGAACCCCATGATCGCGACCGGATCTTCGCGGCCATGTTCCTGATCCTGGCGTCGATCATCTTCTGGGCGCTGTTCGAACAGGCGGGATCGAGCCTCAACCTGTTCACCGACCGTCACGTTGATCGCGGCGGGGTGCCGGCATCGGTATTCCAGTCGATCAACGCGATCTACATCATCCTCCTCGCGCCCGTCTTCGCGACGGTATGGACCGTGCTTGGCCGCAAGGGGTTGGAGCCGTCCACTCCGTTCAAGTTCGGCCTCGGCGTGATCCAGGTCGGGCTCGGCTTCCTGGTGCTCGTGTGGGGCGCCAGCTCGGTGGGCATCGACGTGCCGACGCCGGTGATCTTCATCTTCCTGATCTACCTGCTCCACACCACCGGAGAGCTGTGCCTTAGCCCGGTCGGCCTGTCGGCGATGAACCGGCTGGCGCCCGCGCACATGGCGTCGTTGATCATGGGCACCTGGTTCTTCGCCTCGGCCACCGGCAACTTTGCCGCCGGCCTGATCGCGTCGGCCACTGGCGCCGAAGGCGTGGGCGAGGAAGCGGGCAAGACCGTGGTGCTCGATGTTTACTCGACCGTCGGGTGGGTCGCGGTCGGCGTTGGCGTCGGCGTGCTGCTGATCAGCCCGCTCATCAAGCGGTTGATGCATCTCGACACGCTGCGCGACGACAATGTCGGCGATGACCTTGAAGGACAGAGCCAGGCCGGGGTCGAGCCGCAAGAAGCCGGGATCCATCCGGCGACCCGCAACACCTGA
- a CDS encoding GntR family transcriptional regulator, whose product MTQQSRPVYLRLRDLVAAAIMDGRYREGEMLPSVRALAAEQGANPLTVAKAYQQFQADGLIEVQRGVGMYVAAGAADRLRSAERSRFLDEEWPELMARMRRLGLDAAQLLADA is encoded by the coding sequence ATGACTCAGCAGAGCCGACCGGTGTACCTGAGGCTGCGTGACCTGGTCGCGGCCGCGATCATGGACGGACGCTATCGCGAAGGTGAAATGCTGCCGTCGGTACGCGCTTTGGCCGCTGAACAGGGGGCCAATCCCCTCACGGTCGCCAAGGCGTACCAGCAGTTCCAGGCGGATGGGCTGATCGAGGTGCAGCGGGGCGTTGGAATGTATGTCGCGGCAGGCGCGGCGGACAGGCTGCGGAGCGCGGAGCGGTCGCGCTTTCTTGACGAGGAGTGGCCCGAACTGATGGCGCGGATGCGCCGGCTCGGTCTGGACGCGGCGCAGTTGCTGGCGGACGCCTGA
- a CDS encoding integration host factor subunit beta has translation MIRSELLQALGRENPDLRAEEVEQVVDTFFDEIAKRLAEGGRVELRGFGAFSTRERGARKGRNPRTGEAVEVPAKKVPYFKPGKEMRRVVNDD, from the coding sequence ATGATCAGGTCGGAGCTGCTGCAGGCGCTGGGTCGGGAAAATCCCGATCTGCGAGCGGAAGAGGTCGAACAGGTGGTCGACACCTTCTTTGACGAAATCGCCAAGCGCCTGGCCGAAGGCGGCCGGGTGGAATTGCGCGGGTTCGGCGCCTTCTCCACCCGTGAGCGCGGCGCCCGCAAGGGCCGCAATCCGCGCACCGGAGAAGCGGTGGAAGTGCCCGCGAAGAAGGTTCCGTACTTCAAGCCGGGCAAGGAAATGCGCCGCGTCGTCAACGACGACTGA
- a CDS encoding PilZ domain-containing protein has translation MEQGRISVPQEGAPTACEPVCEERTAPRFTLLIRAAKVVTPAGEFICVIRDVSQSGVSLRGFHALPENGPHWLELQTGERYAIEPVWSRGLEAGYRFASAVDVATLIAEAGRYPKRRLRLNIGLEVELAFLGGRVRADVINLSQQGARIECDTLLALDQPLRLCSGLLPEVRARVRWRSKREYGLVFDDTFTLSQLAAFAAGVQAPALLAQPACAAALRR, from the coding sequence ATGGAGCAGGGGCGTATCAGCGTGCCGCAGGAGGGGGCACCCACGGCGTGCGAGCCGGTGTGTGAAGAACGCACGGCGCCGCGCTTCACGCTGCTCATCCGCGCGGCCAAGGTGGTCACGCCCGCCGGCGAATTCATCTGCGTGATCCGCGATGTTTCGCAAAGCGGCGTGTCGCTCCGCGGCTTTCACGCGTTGCCCGAAAATGGCCCCCACTGGCTAGAACTGCAAACCGGCGAGCGCTACGCCATCGAGCCGGTCTGGAGCCGGGGTCTGGAGGCCGGGTACCGCTTCGCCAGCGCGGTCGATGTCGCCACGCTGATCGCCGAGGCTGGGCGCTATCCCAAGCGGCGGCTGCGCCTCAACATCGGGTTGGAGGTCGAACTGGCGTTTCTCGGGGGGCGGGTCCGGGCCGATGTGATCAACCTGTCTCAGCAGGGCGCCCGCATCGAGTGCGACACCCTGCTGGCGCTCGACCAGCCGCTGCGCCTGTGTTCTGGGCTGCTGCCCGAAGTCCGGGCGCGGGTTCGCTGGCGCAGCAAGCGCGAATACGGCCTGGTGTTCGACGATACCTTCACCCTCAGCCAACTGGCCGCTTTTGCGGCGGGAGTGCAGGCACCGGCCCTGCTCGCCCAGCCAGCCTGCGCGGCCGCGCTGCGCCGCTAA
- a CDS encoding efflux RND transporter periplasmic adaptor subunit codes for MNYETTLEAQDGERYPLEGDADLSAVPGEDAAPGRRKYAVIAIVLAIALVAAFFLLSGGEEEDPFAVADAGQVPLVSVVTPGRATIAGTIQATGTLSARRELPVGSVGEGGRVVSVPVDEGQWVRQGQVLVSIDRSVQVQQIEGARAQIGVAQADLNLAQANLDRALKLVDRGFISRADVDRLTATRDAARARVSVARATLGELQARTARLNIYAPASGLILTRAVEPGQTVGAGGTPLFTIAQGGEMELAALLSEEDLARVAVGQSAVVTPVSSDNSFTGQIWQISPTISEQSRQGEARIALAYAPGLRPGGFASAVLNSGTVVAPLLPESAIQSDDKGRFVYVVDNKNQVRRRAVRTGIVTADGVAITEGLSGNERVVLRAGGFLADGDKVKPQRAS; via the coding sequence ATGAACTACGAGACGACCCTCGAAGCGCAGGATGGGGAGCGCTACCCGCTCGAAGGCGACGCCGATCTCTCGGCAGTGCCGGGCGAGGATGCGGCTCCGGGCCGCCGCAAGTACGCGGTCATCGCGATCGTCCTGGCGATTGCGCTGGTCGCGGCGTTCTTCCTGCTCAGCGGCGGCGAGGAGGAGGATCCTTTCGCCGTGGCCGACGCAGGCCAGGTTCCGCTGGTCAGCGTGGTGACACCCGGACGGGCGACCATCGCGGGCACGATCCAGGCGACAGGAACGCTGTCTGCCCGGCGCGAGCTGCCGGTCGGCTCCGTGGGCGAAGGGGGCCGCGTGGTCTCCGTCCCGGTCGACGAAGGTCAGTGGGTGCGCCAGGGCCAGGTGCTCGTGTCGATCGACCGCTCGGTGCAGGTCCAGCAGATCGAGGGTGCGCGCGCCCAGATCGGCGTGGCGCAGGCCGATCTCAATCTGGCCCAGGCCAATCTCGACCGCGCGCTCAAGCTGGTCGACCGCGGGTTCATCTCGCGCGCGGATGTCGATCGGTTGACGGCGACCCGCGATGCGGCCCGTGCGCGCGTGTCCGTCGCCCGGGCGACCCTGGGCGAACTGCAGGCGCGCACCGCGCGGCTCAACATCTATGCACCCGCTTCGGGCCTCATCCTGACGCGCGCCGTGGAACCGGGGCAGACTGTCGGCGCAGGCGGCACGCCGCTGTTCACCATCGCGCAGGGCGGGGAAATGGAACTGGCCGCGCTGTTGAGCGAAGAAGACCTGGCGCGGGTGGCTGTCGGCCAATCCGCCGTCGTGACCCCGGTCTCGAGCGACAATAGCTTCACCGGGCAGATCTGGCAGATCAGCCCGACCATCAGCGAGCAGAGCCGCCAGGGCGAGGCGCGTATCGCGCTGGCCTATGCGCCGGGATTGCGGCCTGGCGGCTTCGCCTCGGCCGTGCTCAACAGCGGCACGGTCGTCGCCCCGCTCCTGCCTGAATCGGCGATTCAGTCGGATGACAAGGGGCGCTTCGTCTATGTCGTCGACAACAAGAACCAGGTCCGCCGGCGTGCGGTCAGGACCGGCATCGTCACGGCGGACGGCGTGGCCATCACCGAAGGCCTGAGTGGCAACGAGCGGGTGGTCCTGCGCGCGGGCGGGTTCCTGGCCGATGGCGACAAGGTCAAGCCGCAGCGCGCCAGCTGA